In a single window of the Cydia pomonella isolate Wapato2018A chromosome 2, ilCydPomo1, whole genome shotgun sequence genome:
- the LOC133532377 gene encoding collagen alpha-1(III) chain-like, translating to MMLRLSTFIALLAVTLAQNGYEYNKPNQPFGPGTTSNRPGFPGTGGTSGGYPSSPTAPSSPSGPQRDEYPSTAGGSTPGFPSGSPSYPSGPSQGFPGSSQRPGQPGQSGSQGGAGFQPTFPSGPQPGQPGAGPSGTGFGSDTGAYEGGDYSAIPGEPDRDYPILTEIPQTSFRCDAQAYPGYYADVEARCQVFHVCANNRTYDFLCPNGTIFSQQVFVCVWWNQFDCNSAPGLYELNANLYQESPRPGSAQQDYAPQGPSASYPGSIGTQGPSSSYPGGNTPQGPSSSYPGSSIPQGPSSSYPGGNAPQGTPSYPASTPQRPSSSFPGTPQGPSTTYPGSSGPQGPSSSHPGSTGPSSGFPGSSSPQGPTSSYPGSQTPSGYPGSSSGTFQGYPSGAPTGPSFPTGGNTGRPQGPSNDNYPQTPNREYLPPRN from the coding sequence CGTTACTGGCTGTTACATTAGCCCAGAACGGCTACGAATACAACAAACCGAACCAACCGTTTGGACCAGGCACTACGTCGAACCGACCCGGTTTCCCTGGAACCGGTGGGACCTCTGGCGGCTACCCCAGCTCTCCGACTGCGCCATCTTCCCCTAGTGGACCTCAGCGTGACGAATACCCCAGCACTGCAGGTGGCTCTACCCCGGGTTTCCCTTCTGGATCTCCAAGCTACCCTTCTGGCCCTAGTCAAGGATTTCCAGGCTCTAGCCAACGACCAGGACAACCTGGGCAGTCCGGATCGCAAGGTGGTGCCGGATTTCAGCCCACTTTCCCATCTGGGCCACAGCCGGGACAGCCCGGCGCGGGACCGTCTGGAACCGGTTTCGGCTCCGACACTGGCGCCTACGAAGGTGGAGACTACTCTGCTATCCCCGGTGAACCGGACAGGGACTACCCCATCCTTACCGAGATCCCTCAGACGTCCTTCAGATGCGATGCTCAGGCTTATCCAGGGTACTACGCCGATGTCGAGGCCCGCTGCCAAGTCTTCCACGTGTGTGCCAACAACAGAACCTATGATTTCCTCTGCCCCAACGGAACCATTTTCTCGCAGCAAGTCTTCGTCTGCGTTTGGTGGAATCAGTTCGACTGCAACTCTGCTCCTGGTCTATACGAGTTGAACGCCAATCTCTACCAAGAATCCCCAAGACCCGGTTCTGCTCAACAAGACTACGCTCCCCAAGGTCCCTCAGCTTCGTACCCCGGTAGCATTGGTACTCAAGGTCCTTCCTCATCTTACCCTGGAGGCAACACCCCTCAAGGTCCTTCATCATCTTATCCGGGAAGCAGTATCCCTCAAGGTCCTTCATCTTCTTATCCCGGAGGCAACGCTCCGCAGGGCACACCATCCTACCCAGCCAGCACTCCTCAAAGGCCTTCCTCGTCCTTTCCTGGTACCCCGCAAGGGCCTTCGACGACATACCCTGGTAGTTCTGGACCACAAGGCCCTTCGTCCTCTCATCCCGGGAGCACGGGTCCATCTTCTGGTTTCCCAGGCTCTAGCAGTCCGCAGGGACCCACGTCATCCTACCCAGGATCGCAAACTCCGTCGGGTTACCCTGGCTCTTCTAGTGGAACCTTCCAAGGGTATCCCTCGGGGGCACCCACTGGTCCGAGCTTCCCCACCGGGGGAAACACCGGGAGACCACAGGGTCCCTCCAATGACAACTACCCACAGACACCCAACAGAGAGTACCTGCCACCCAGAAATTGA